In Ovis canadensis isolate MfBH-ARS-UI-01 breed Bighorn chromosome 19, ARS-UI_OviCan_v2, whole genome shotgun sequence, the genomic window GAGCAAGGGTGGAGCTGGGCATCATGGTCCACGAACGGATGGGAGTAAAGGTGGGTCGAAGGGTCTGTGTGTCCTGCACTAAAGATGAAGGCCACCCCCACGTCCTAGGGGCAGTGTCTCAAGTGCCCCCCTGTGCCTCCCTCACCCCACAGAGCCACAGTGAGCTTTCTCAGCAGCGAAAGGAGCCACAGACACCTGCTCCTGGCACAGAACTGCTCCTGTGGACAGGTCCCATCAGGCACTCAGACCCCATCGCGCAGACACAGTGCCTCCACAGCCTGACTGGGACCCTGGGCCACACCCCCGATGGCAAACAGCCGAGGCCCAGCCTGCAGACTAGAACAGGAGCAGCGGGCTGTGGGCATAGCTGGCAGTGCCTCCCAGCGGCGCCGTGCCAGGCTGAAGCCCTCTACAGAGCCCAGGGGACACGGCTGGTTTCCTGCCGGAAGGAGACAGAGCGTGTAAAGGGCACAGGCTGCAAGGGCTGTAGCTCATTTGCTCCCTGAGCCCATAGCATGGCCCAGCATATGCTGCCCCAGGATGGGATACCCAAGCCCTTGCTACCCATTGCCCCCATTTCATtactcattcatctgttcattcacATTCCTACTTCTCCATTAATTCAGTGGTCATTTCTCCTGTTTCTATCTTCTGGGCCCCTGCTACTACAGAACCCACAGTTAGGTGCTGAGACACCCCAAAGGCTGAGCCAGGTAGACTACCCACTGACTGGTTGGGAAAGGAAAACTCATAAAGTCCTGACCCCTGGAGTACCTAGAGAAGGGCAGGAAGTGGTGCTCATGTGGAGGGCTACTGCTTCCTGTCTCAGGCTCCCCTCCTATCCCAAGCCCCACAGAGACTTACCAAGGCCCCCAATGGCCACGACGTGGTCCCCAAGTGAGCCAACCACAAAGTCAGCTCTCTTGTCCCTCATGCGTAGGCTGCGGGGCAGCTTGGTCCAGGAGCCTGCAGGAGAGGCAAGGAGGTGAGGGCTAGCCCCATCACGCACTCCGCACCCCTCCATCCCATGGAGAGTGGGAGGGTAGCCCACACCAACCACTGCTCACCATGCTCCAGGTCGAACATCTCCACAGTGTTGACAAAGTGTGGGCGGGAGTAGAAATTGTGGGGCCCAGGCTGCTGCAGGCCACCCAGGCTAAAGACGCTGCCTTCGGCCATGGCACAGCCGGCAAAGGCCCGGCGGCTGGGCAGGCTTGGGTGTCGGGTCCAGGTACGGGCCTCCAGATCAAAGGCCTCAAAAGCAGTCACTGGGAGCTTGCCCTGGCGGCCCCCTGCCAATGGAATTGGGGTACCTGGGAGGCAGCCCTAGTGGGGGTGGGCCTGGCAGGCCCTTCTTTTACCAGGTTGCTGAGCCTTTACCACTGCCCCCCCCTGCCACCCATACCCAGCTGTGTGCATACCAGAGCATGGATCAACCCCAAAGATCCTTAGGCACTGGGCTTTGGTTTTCCAGCCTCAGCAGGGCCACCGAAAGAGCCTCAGAGCAACCCTGACTCAACCCAACAAAGCTGCTCTTGTCCCACCATCCCAGACTAACATATAGGGATAAATTTGAAGCTTCTGGACTTCAAACCACTTTGGCATATCCCCAGGTCCTTACCCAGGACATAGATCTTGTTTCCATGCAGGAAGGTAGAGGCCCCGTAGCAGGGTGTGGGCATCGAGGGCAGCGACAGCCAGCAGTCCCGGCGGGGTTCATATACCCGAACCTGGGCCTGGGGGGCCGTGTCAGGGCCCATTCCCCCCAGTGCATACACCATACCATCTGCAGAGAAAAGGTTAACACAGACTATCCCTGGGCCTGGCCACAGTCCTCCAGCCTGACAATTGCCCTGGTCAGGCCTGGGGGTGGCTTGGGGCACACCTATTTACGGTACCCCTCTCTAGCAGCAGAAACCCTCCTGCCTGTGTGGTGTGGGGGCTGGGAGAGCTAGGATCCCCACTCTGGCCAGGCCCCCTTCAAGTGAAGAGCAGGAGGCAGTTGATCTAATTATAATCTGTCTCCGTCTCCCTGGAGACGCTATGGCAACCAAGTCTGGCATCCAAGCAGGACCGGTGGTCAGACCTGGAGGCCACAAGGTGGGAATTATcatgggggaaggaggggggatTAAGCCAGGGGTGGGGGCCATATGGAGATCTGTTCAACAGGGAGCtcagagtggggagggggctctgggGATCAGCTGGGGGACTGGGAGAAGGAGCCTGGGGCTGCAGGATGAGGGTGCTGTCCACGAGCCTCCTGCGAGCACTTTTGTACCCTGTCCTCTCACTAGAGAAGGTTCTTGCCCTGTGACAGCCTCAGAGTCAGCTGGGGGCATGTCTTAGGGCCTTGGGGAGATGGCCAGTCAGCTAAGGGCTTCCATGGCAACTGCCTCCAGGCTAGCTTGGCTTTTGTCCATCTCCGTCTCCCAGGTTTGTTTGTGTGGCGTGAGGAATTTAAGCACTCGCTGGGCTCTGAGCCAAggccctgctcccctcctcccctcccagacTATTTATAACTATGGGAGCTATTGGGCCACCCCTTCTGGTCTCTCAGAGGGGAGGaatggggcagggaggtggcCTGGCCCTCCCATCATGCTGGCAGCTAGCGAGGGCTCTGAGTCCCACCCCACAGCTGGAAAACGCAGTTAAGGCTGCTGCTGGCCCAGCTCAAAGCTAGGTAGGGAAGGCTACAGGAGGCAAATCCAAGTCCAGGGCACCTAGGCAAAATGTACAGCTCCCACCCAACCTCTGAAGGTAAAGGGACCAAGTAAGGAAAGAATGGAGGCTACTGGGGCACCTGACGGACCTTCCCTGGGAAGCCACTCACCTCTTTCCACAGTCGCAACCCCCATGGCGGCCTGAGGGAGAGTGGCCCGACGCTCCCAACGGCCTTCGTCAGCCAGGAAGGCCTCCACGGCAGCTACCGGACTCTGGCCCTCATCTACACCACCCACCACTAGCACCTGCTTGCCCAGTACCACAGCAGCCGCACCAGCCCGGGCAGTGGGCAGGGGCGCCAGTGCCACCCACGTGTGCGAGGCCATATCCAACGTCTCGGCAGTGTCCAGAGGCAGTCCAGCTCGGCCACAGCCCCCCAACACAAGCAGGTGCCCATCCTGGTACGCCACTGTGCCATATACCCGGCAGGTGGGCATGGGTGGGAACACCTGCCAAGCAAAGGCCCGGCCTCCTCCTGTAGCCATGCTGTTCACCTACAGTGGCAGGCCATGGTGTCTGCTCAGGCTGCAGGCCTCAGTGAGGGGCATGATGGGGCCTCATCTTGACTCTACGGGGGCTATAAGGGAGTGAGGGGCCAGTCCAGGGACTTGGTCTTCACCTACAGAAGAGATGAAAAATGAAGAGTCAGAGCCACTGACTAGCCCGATAGGATACTGAGGAGCACTCTGGCCCCAAACTGCTGGTGGGAAAAGCAGAGGGAAGACCCACCCCCACTGGCTAGCACACTGATGTGGATTCCCTCCTGGAGTGGGAACAAGGGCAGTCTCCCAGTTACCCAGGCAATTTCCCCACTTCCTCTGGGGCTTGAGGAACTCTCCTCCCATACCTTGCCCTTACCTAGCTGATCCCTGGTTGAATCTAGGTCTAGGTGGGAGGTAAGGTATCTAGGATAGGACTTTCCACACTAGCCCGGCTCCCTTCCCCTCAACAGTCCACACCCTGGTGCTCTGCATCCGTGGAGTTAGACTGGACCCTCCCCCTTACTGGCTTCCAGGGTGCTCTGGACAGCCACTGGGGTCTCCCACCTACTGCCGAAGATCAGACTCCAGGGTATCCTTACATCCCGTTTGGGAATCATCCCATAGAGTCCATCCATTCCTCAGCAAAAGACCAAGATCAGGGTGCTGGAaccgggaggggaggggctggaggccaGAGTCCCACATTTCGCCTCAAGGTCTATCCTCAGGGGTCTGCCCATGCCCCGTCCCTGGAGACCTGATGTCCggaaaggggaggagggtgaTTTGGGGAACCTAGGAGCCCTGGACTCTAGGTTCCCAGAGTCCAGGGCGTTGCCAGCAGGAATGGATAGCTGACTTTACAGCAGATCCCCAAGTTCCCAGGCTTCTCTCTTCCCAAGGGGGGGCCATATTCCTAGGACCCCCGGCGCCAGGGCCTCCTGGCCCCAAACTTCCAGCTCGGTaacggggggggggcgggggggggtggggaggaagggaggcggGTCCTGACGAGCGTGCTTGGGGCTCTACATCCCGCGCCCCAAACTTCCCCCGAGCGTGGCTCCCGCGGGACTCACCGGCCCGGGCTCCGGCGTCGCCGGGCGCAGGGTCCACGGCTTTGGCTCCGCTGGTGCCGGCTCTAGCTGGGGCTGAGGCCGGGCTCCGGCGGGGCTCAGGCTCTGCtccggcgcggggcggggctggACGGGGTCCGCCCCTCGCCCCCCCTCCCGACTGGGGAAACCCTTCCCCCTCCTTTAACCCTGCACCTGCCGTGGCCGGAGCAGGGCGCACCGACCTAGGGTCACCGGCACACGGGTGAACAGACAGACGGACACGTGGACACTGGGCCTGGATTTGGGGTCCGACCTCGGGCAGCGGGGAGAAAGGAAGCGGCGATGGGCCTCACGACAGTGTAGGATGCTGGCGGTTCTGAGCGGGACCCAGCCTGGGAGCACCCGCTAAGGGCCGGACCAGGAGAACCTGGGGAATTAGGGAGCGGGCGCCCGCCCACCGCTACTGCGCTCTCAAGAGCCCACGACAGGCTTTGCGGCGGCGCCCCCTTGAGGCCTCTTAGGGAAAGGCCTGGGCGTTTGGCGGGGGCAATGGCTGGGTCTCCCTTCCCCAAGCTCGGACAGAGCACAGAAGAGGTTGTGTGATGCACATCCAGGCTAGCCGTGGGTGGAGGAGCAGAAGGTGCCAGCCTCAGTACTTGACAGGCCCTTCCACAGGTCTGGGTGGGGACAGTTTGTGTGGGGGAGTGTAACTGAGCAAAGGATGGAGTCAGAGGCCACGGACCTCCCAGGCAGGTCACTCTGGGTTTATCCTGTGGGGCCTAAGGCAGTTTGTGACTGTCCATCCTCACGGTCCTGTGCCTGCCTCTAGCCAACTCGGGGGTCAGGCCAAAGCAAGTTGGTGTGACAGAGGCCGACCTACCTTAGACCCAGACCCTGGCTCATCCTATCTTCTCAGTCTTAAGAGTACTGGCTGAGTCTGTGAGCTGGAGCCCATTTGTACAGGTCAGTGGTCACCTAAGAGCAGAGGTCCTCATGGATGTTTGTGCTTGCTACCATCCTGTCCCTATTTTATAGACAGTCTGCCTCATGTTTGCCAGAAGCACACCTGGAGACTGAGACACAAGTGCAGTTAATGTGGGAAATGAGGACAAGAAGCACCAGCAGAGAAGTGGCAAGAAGACAGGGAAACCAGCCAATTAAGGGTGTGTCAAGCAAGTTCCCACTGTGGGCAGCAGGGACCAAATCCTGCTGGGGACTCTGGGAGCCAGCACAGAACATGGGCCTCACATTACTATTCCAATCAGAGCAAGGGTTGCTAAGGTACTGATTCTCACACCTCCATCAGAAATGGGCTGAGAGGAGCTCCGGGGCATGAATACCTTAGCCTGCCTTCTCCATGACCAGAGAGTCTTCAGTCCCTTTCAGGGCCTGGCAGATGGAGTTAGAGGGCCGGCAGGGAAATGGTGCCAAGCCTGGTTGCAGATCCTGGCTAGAAGGCTTCCATCCTCCCATTCCATTCTCTCAACATGCTCCTCACTCAAACCACTGGTACCTTCCTCCTTAGAGTATTCACACTGTCCTGCACACCCTCTCACATTTCTCACTATTCCCTTTCCAGGCCTCTTCCCCCTGTCCTGGCCAGCAATTAAGCACATAAAAGCATCCTACCTTTAGCTCCCTCCCAGCACCTGAAGTCCCTCCAGTGTCCCCTTCCTTCCAATTAAACTCTTGAAGTCATCTTCTCTTACAGGTTCCACTGCCTTAATGCCAACCTTACATCTACTACCACTGCTCCTCAAAACCTGGTCTTGCCAAAGTCGCCATGGCACACCATGAAAAATGGGGGAGGGGCACTGTGATCTTTTTCTTAACTGAAAGTTTGCTGGCATCTTCAAAGCTTCACCCCTTGTGACCCTGGCTTTCTCCTGTTGCTTGTCCTGCCTCTCAGAGTCTTTTACAGGTCCTGCTTCCTCTCCCACCCTAGGAAGCGGCTCCTCGAGACCCAGCCTTAGCTTTCCTCCTTGGCACATAGACTCCCTCCTGGGGTGATCCCTTCAAGACCACTGGCCTCCTTCGCATCTAGATCTTCACCAGATCTCTGCTTTGGTGGATATGGGTCTAGGGTCCATCACTCAGGGCTAGAAAAGATGCCAAATGGagggacttctcttgtggtccataggttaagaatctgccttgcaaagcaAGGAATACAGGTTCAATCACTGCtcagggtactaagatcccacatgcctcagagcaactaagcccatgtgccataactagagagtccatgcgcCACAACAAAAGCATGACACAGCTACACAACTGAgacacaactaagacctaacacagccaagtaaatatttaaaagatgccAGGTGGAAAGCAAGGGCTGGATCCTGGGATCACCCTGAGGTCTCTTCAACCTCATCTCATCTGATCCCAGTCAGCATCCACCAGAGTCCAGGTCAAGTCAGACTTGGTCCTGATGAATGATCCCAGAGAGTTCCATCCCAGATATATTGGGTGCCAAGAGGCAGAAGGATCAGCCTCCCCTCAGAGAACTAGATACCTCAGACCACTTTCCCTCAGCCATACCGTTCCCCTCGTTCTAATGTTTGGAAGGGATACAGACTGGGGATGAACCTACCCTTTTTTGTCCTCCATTTTGCATTGACTTCTAGACTGGACATCACTAGAGATGTATCCTCTTTTCGGGACACATCTGGGCCCATGCCATCCCTGGAGGCTGGGCTCTGCTTCTTCATGGAATTGAATTCTGTTTATACAGGCCTGGCCCCACTTGCATACAGAGGGCAACACTGCTGGCTTTGGAGAAGCTGTGGAAGAGAACTTGGGCAGAAGGTGAGGCTGAATTGGTCCTAAGAATGAACAGTTAATTCTCAACCACGAATGGGGCAGAAATGGGGCTCACCCACTGCTGGGGACTGAGAGTGCTAAGGTGGGACTTCCTGATTGCACCCTCTGAGACCCTGGCCTTTGAGAGCCCACAGTTCTCTTCTCTTTACCAACACAAGGGGACTAGAAGCATTGACTAGAGGAGCAGGAGAGTTTGCATTTCCTGCTGGATATCTTGGCTATGCTTAAAGGCACAAAAGACCCCCAACCACCAGGGGTGAGGCCCTGAGGTGCTTAGGGGCACAAGGTTAGGCCTAGGGTGGAGTGTTTTTCTCTTTAGAGTTGCCCAGACCCTTCTGTATAGGCAGAGAAACGTAGAGTAGCCAGAGGATCCTGGGATTTTATGGGGAATGAGGAGGGCTATTAACCAGTGCCCAGATGAAGCATCCAGACACCCTCTGTGACTGCCCATAGGCTTCTAAAAGCACCTCTGCCCCTCACACTCCTGTACAGGCTCCCAAAGGTTTAGAGCGGTCCCTGCTgctacctcctccaggaagtcgtCTCTGGTTCCTACTTGTCCGGCCCCTAGACTTTGGGGGAAACGGGGTCTCGGGGGGGTCAAGGGTCATTAGGGCGGGCCAGGTCCCGGAAGCGGAAGCGCTTTGACTTCCGGTGCGCAGCAGGCGGCCATGTTGGATCAACGAAGGCGGCGCAGAGGCGCGTCCTGGGTCCCCGCGGCGTCGCCGGTAGGTTGGGGCCGTGGGCCTAGCCACGCCGCGGAGGGGCCGTCCGCGAGGCGGCAGGGCGGTGGGCCGGATGGCCGGCTCTTTCGGGACCAGCGCCCTCCGGCGACCGGGATGAgaccaccccccccaaccccgtgCCCAGAGACCCCACCCTGGGGCTGTGAGACCCGGTCAGGCTCCTACTGCCTGCTAGTACATTTCGCTGCCTCCAAGGTCCCCCGCGCCAACTCTCGGCTTGGGCACCAGGAACGCGGACTCCCAGCCTGAGGGCCCTGATCTTCCCTACCCCGGTTCCACTTGGATAGGGCTGCTCTCGTCCCGCATTTGTCAGTTTTCTCTGCCGGTCCCAGGGATAGTTGAGAAGTCAGGGGTCGGGCTGCAGCTTCTGTTTTCCGGAGCCTTTTGGAAAGCCCAGAAGACCCCTCCCAAGGGCCCTGGCCAACCTGGGCGGAAGAGCCCCAATTTACCCCCAACATCCTTATTGTACAGTAGTTCACTGTTCTGGGAACTACAGCccttggcgggggcgggggtgggataATAAAAGAACCAAAGTCATGTGCAAGGACT contains:
- the KLHDC8B gene encoding kelch domain-containing protein 8B — encoded protein: MATGGGRAFAWQVFPPMPTCRVYGTVAYQDGHLLVLGGCGRAGLPLDTAETLDMASHTWVALAPLPTARAGAAAVVLGKQVLVVGGVDEGQSPVAAVEAFLADEGRWERRATLPQAAMGVATVERDGMVYALGGMGPDTAPQAQVRVYEPRRDCWLSLPSMPTPCYGASTFLHGNKIYVLGGRQGKLPVTAFEAFDLEARTWTRHPSLPSRRAFAGCAMAEGSVFSLGGLQQPGPHNFYSRPHFVNTVEMFDLEHGSWTKLPRSLRMRDKRADFVVGSLGDHVVAIGGLGNQPCPLGSVEGFSLARRRWEALPAMPTARCSCSSLQAGPRLFAIGGVAQGPSQAVEALCLRDGV